From Montipora foliosa isolate CH-2021 chromosome 6, ASM3666993v2, whole genome shotgun sequence, a single genomic window includes:
- the LOC138007328 gene encoding uncharacterized protein, giving the protein MCVDSTDTAFAQHLLSLEPSVQLPYHGMMAFSVGTHKEQLASALKRLDLPVEAHGNKFYTARKKLTTLDWNYWHHNGFSFSTTEDHADTIIAIKYNHRTKSWDVRILKVCKDCGYFWMLKDKIFKLHIDDDDYLITREVCLEPDDPRFISPTIVESEPLPAHELLARGRNRFSQISSS; this is encoded by the exons ATGTGCGTCGATTCCACTGACACGGCCTTCGCACAACATCTTTTGTCCTTGGAG CCGTCAGTTCAGTTGCCATATCATGGAATGATGGCTTTCAGTGTAGGGACGCACAAGGAGCAATTGGCTTCAGCTTTGAAGCGTCTCGATTTACCTGTTGAAGCCCACG GGAACAAGTTTTACACAGCAAGGAAAAAGTTGACTACCCTTGATTGGAATTACTGGCATCATAATGGCTTTTCATTTTCCACCACTGAGGATCATGCTGACACCATCATTGCAATAAAAtacaaccacagaacaaaatctTGGGATGTGAGGATATTAAAGGTGTGCAAAGATTGTGGATATTTTTGGATGCTAAAGgacaaaatttttaaacttcACATTGATGATGACGACTATTTAATCACTCGTGAAGTCTGTCTGGAACCTGACGATCCCAGATTCATTTCTCCAACAATTGTTGAAAGTGAACCTCTTCCAGCTCATGAGCTCCTAGCAAGAGGCAGAAacagattttcacaaataaGCAGCTCATAG
- the LOC138007327 gene encoding uncharacterized protein isoform X1, with amino-acid sequence MHRLFTMVCRVFLRTLCLTVFISSGIALSSSSDDLKAVFSMGGIKGSVIFSQPQNNGSTIISVNLLGVNETLAWSIQQLPMIYYGNAVLSCSAIAVGGLFDPKKAKKAADYNTHCRYESNTKFHRCAVGDLSRMLGGITARTAHRNHTNQSLAIPTRGPHSIMGRTLVLYSGVTPKACAPIAPLHPMKTAVAIFRAPVAGFVFLRQVEGMADTNIFVDLFFVNNAESRKNFMWQINEGVADTDASDNKTYCKTLGELFDPENSQDENCNEEMHENCPIGNLTSKHGTITISLASTRQSSTKAAFTDSNLPLTGPNSVIGKSIVLFPVNNPGKPIACAKIVTLMTQVAKATFKAEINAGVTGYFKFTQASPFDPTLAEIHLNGIQSKAHGYHVHVYPSPAYKNLSPSDSCQGFVTGGHWNPFNIDIKTSPAEGTGTLDEYEVGDLSGKYGSFLNLTSYEKKHIDYNLPLFGPNSIQGRSVVLHKHKIKEKNKRWVCSNLKPELDPNTYFVMKASANFTGPTLKGMIVMGQYLPTEANVAAPESSIYIDVMYVDPKTPSSESHKWDIHLDPVGDDATAPDLKERCMSLQEDFNPFGVYGEGTYSSACSPTNMLRCEIGDLTQKHAPINVGGGRQFYNDVNLPLFGRNSVVGRGITVHEKHMQQRRVACANIVADSSLFVDRSLVFVKQDPFSSAHFVNVVAKALEIPKWRLFNIRTEGSEIDKCQVAKFGIIGNADQVSQPVMKLSEVLSNNPGALDQYQPNEDCEPALQVAFISGTTRCRQWSISYLVMVAIVATVWR; translated from the exons ATGCACCGGCTGTTCACCATGGTTTGTCGAGTTTTCCTTAGGACGCTGTGTCTAACTGTTTTCATTTCATCAG GCATTGCGTTGTCTTCTTCCAGCGATGATTTAAAGGCAGTTTTCAGCATGGGTGGAATAAAAGGAAGCGTTATTTTCTCTCAaccacaaaacaatggttctaCGATAATTTCTGTAAACCTTTTGGGCGTCAACGAAACCCTGGCATGGAGCATTCAACAACTGCCAATGATATACTATGGTAATGCAGTTTTGAGCTGTTCCGCTATTGCAGTGGGAGGCCTTTTTGATCCCAAGAAGGCAAAAAAAGCTGCAGACTATAACACACATTGTCGATACGAAAGTAACACCAAATTCCATAGATGTGCCGTTGGGGATTTGAGCCGAATGCTTGGAGGCATCACTGCGAGAACGGCACACCGGAACCATACAAATCAGAGCTTGGCAATTCCAACCAGAGGACCACATAGCATTATGGGTAGGACACTAGTCCTTTACAGTGGTGTCACACCCAAAGCATGCGCACCGATTGCCCCTTTGCATCCAATGAAGACAGCAGTGGCAATATTTAGAGCTCCAGTTGCAGGCTTTGTCTTCTTGAGGCAAGTTGAGGGGATGGCGGATACCAATATCTTTGTGGAtcttttctttgttaataatgCTGAGTCTCGAAAAAACTTTATGTGGCAGATTAACGAAGGAGTGGCGGACACTGATGCGTCTGATAACAAAACTTACTGCAAGACACTCGGTGAACTGTTCGATCCAGAAAATAGTCAAGATGAAAACTGCAATGAAGAAATGCATGAAAATTGTCCCATCGGTAACCTGACGTCGAAACATGGAACGATAACCATTTCCTTAGCATCTACCAGGCAATCAAGTACTAAGGCGGCATTTACAGACTCCAACTTGCCACTAACTGGTCCTAATTCAGTCATTGGCAAATCAATCGTTTTGTTTCCAGTCAACAACCCAGGAAAACCCATTGCCTGCGCAAAGATAGTTACTCTTATGACTCAAGTGGCGAAAGCTACTTTCAAGGCTGAAATCAATGCAGGAGTGACTGGATATTTCAAGTTTACTCAAGCGTCTCCTTTTGACCCCACGTTGGCTGAAATACACCTAAACGGCATACAAAGCAAAGCACATGGCTATCACGTGCATGTGTATCCGAGCCCAGCGTACAAGAACTTGTCCCCAAGTGATTCGTGTCAGGGTTTCGTCACTGGAGGTCACTGGAATCCTTTTAACATCGATATCAAAACCAGTCCCGCAGAAGGAACAG GAACACTTGATGAATATGAAGTGGGCGACTTGAGTGGAAAATATGGCTCTTTCCTGAACTTGACAAGTTATGAAAAGAAGCACATCGATTATAATCTGCCTCTGTTTGGTCCAAACAGCATCCAAGGTCGGTCCGTTGTATTGCATAAGCATAAAATAAAGGAGAAAAATAAACGATGGGTTTGTAGCAACCTCAAGCCAGAACTTGATCCCAATACTTACTTTGTCATGAAAGCCTCCGCGAACTTTACTGGACCAACCCTGAAGGGCATGATTGTCATG GGTCAATACCTCCCTACCGAGGCCAATGTCGCTGCCCCAGAAAGCTCAATCTACATCGACGTCATGTACGTGGATCCGAAAACCCCGTCATCA GAAAGCCACAAGTGGGATATACATCTCGATCCTGTTGGGGATGATGCAACAGCTCCCGATCTCAAAGAGAGATGTATGAGTTTGCAGGAAGACTTTAACCCTTTTGGAGTGTATGGCGAG GGAACTTATTCTTCGGCATGCAGTCCGACCAACATGCTGCGTTGTGAAATAGGAGACCTGACCCAAAAGCACGCCCCTATTAATGTGGGCGGTGGTCGCCAGTTTTACAATGATGTGAACCTTCCACTGTTTGGTAGAAACTCAG TTGTCGGTCGTGGAATAACAGTGCACGAGAAACATATGCAACAACGTCGTGTCGCCTGCGCAAACATCGTGGCTGACTCGTCCCTATTTGTAGATAGATCTCTGGTGTTCGTTAAACAAGATCCATTTTCAAG TGCACATTTTGTAAATGTTGTGGCTAAGGCACTTGAAATTCCAAAGTGGCGGTTGTTCAATATTCGTACCGAAGGGTCTGAAATTGACAAGTGCCAAGTAGCAAAGTTTGGGATCATTGGCAACG
- the LOC138007327 gene encoding uncharacterized protein isoform X3 produces the protein MVCRVFLRTLCLTVFISSGIALSSSSDDLKAVFSMGGIKGSVIFSQPQNNGSTIISVNLLGVNETLAWSIQQLPMIYYGNAVLSCSAIAVGGLFDPKKAKKAADYNTHCRYESNTKFHRCAVGDLSRMLGGITARTAHRNHTNQSLAIPTRGPHSIMGRTLVLYSGVTPKACAPIAPLHPMKTAVAIFRAPVAGFVFLRQVEGMADTNIFVDLFFVNNAESRKNFMWQINEGVADTDASDNKTYCKTLGELFDPENSQDENCNEEMHENCPIGNLTSKHGTITISLASTRQSSTKAAFTDSNLPLTGPNSVIGKSIVLFPVNNPGKPIACAKIVTLMTQVAKATFKAEINAGVTGYFKFTQASPFDPTLAEIHLNGIQSKAHGYHVHVYPSPAYKNLSPSDSCQGFVTGGHWNPFNIDIKTSPAEGTGTLDEYEVGDLSGKYGSFLNLTSYEKKHIDYNLPLFGPNSIQGRSVVLHKHKIKEKNKRWVCSNLKPELDPNTYFVMKASANFTGPTLKGMIVMGQYLPTEANVAAPESSIYIDVMYVDPKTPSSESHKWDIHLDPVGDDATAPDLKERCMSLQEDFNPFGVYGEGTYSSACSPTNMLRCEIGDLTQKHAPINVGGGRQFYNDVNLPLFGRNSVVGRGITVHEKHMQQRRVACANIVADSSLFVDRSLVFVKQDPFSSAHFVNVVAKALEIPKWRLFNIRTEGSEIDKCQVAKFGIIGNADQVSQPVMKLSEVLSNNPGALDQYQPNEDCEPALQVAFISGTTRCRQWSISYLVMVAIVATVWR, from the exons ATGGTTTGTCGAGTTTTCCTTAGGACGCTGTGTCTAACTGTTTTCATTTCATCAG GCATTGCGTTGTCTTCTTCCAGCGATGATTTAAAGGCAGTTTTCAGCATGGGTGGAATAAAAGGAAGCGTTATTTTCTCTCAaccacaaaacaatggttctaCGATAATTTCTGTAAACCTTTTGGGCGTCAACGAAACCCTGGCATGGAGCATTCAACAACTGCCAATGATATACTATGGTAATGCAGTTTTGAGCTGTTCCGCTATTGCAGTGGGAGGCCTTTTTGATCCCAAGAAGGCAAAAAAAGCTGCAGACTATAACACACATTGTCGATACGAAAGTAACACCAAATTCCATAGATGTGCCGTTGGGGATTTGAGCCGAATGCTTGGAGGCATCACTGCGAGAACGGCACACCGGAACCATACAAATCAGAGCTTGGCAATTCCAACCAGAGGACCACATAGCATTATGGGTAGGACACTAGTCCTTTACAGTGGTGTCACACCCAAAGCATGCGCACCGATTGCCCCTTTGCATCCAATGAAGACAGCAGTGGCAATATTTAGAGCTCCAGTTGCAGGCTTTGTCTTCTTGAGGCAAGTTGAGGGGATGGCGGATACCAATATCTTTGTGGAtcttttctttgttaataatgCTGAGTCTCGAAAAAACTTTATGTGGCAGATTAACGAAGGAGTGGCGGACACTGATGCGTCTGATAACAAAACTTACTGCAAGACACTCGGTGAACTGTTCGATCCAGAAAATAGTCAAGATGAAAACTGCAATGAAGAAATGCATGAAAATTGTCCCATCGGTAACCTGACGTCGAAACATGGAACGATAACCATTTCCTTAGCATCTACCAGGCAATCAAGTACTAAGGCGGCATTTACAGACTCCAACTTGCCACTAACTGGTCCTAATTCAGTCATTGGCAAATCAATCGTTTTGTTTCCAGTCAACAACCCAGGAAAACCCATTGCCTGCGCAAAGATAGTTACTCTTATGACTCAAGTGGCGAAAGCTACTTTCAAGGCTGAAATCAATGCAGGAGTGACTGGATATTTCAAGTTTACTCAAGCGTCTCCTTTTGACCCCACGTTGGCTGAAATACACCTAAACGGCATACAAAGCAAAGCACATGGCTATCACGTGCATGTGTATCCGAGCCCAGCGTACAAGAACTTGTCCCCAAGTGATTCGTGTCAGGGTTTCGTCACTGGAGGTCACTGGAATCCTTTTAACATCGATATCAAAACCAGTCCCGCAGAAGGAACAG GAACACTTGATGAATATGAAGTGGGCGACTTGAGTGGAAAATATGGCTCTTTCCTGAACTTGACAAGTTATGAAAAGAAGCACATCGATTATAATCTGCCTCTGTTTGGTCCAAACAGCATCCAAGGTCGGTCCGTTGTATTGCATAAGCATAAAATAAAGGAGAAAAATAAACGATGGGTTTGTAGCAACCTCAAGCCAGAACTTGATCCCAATACTTACTTTGTCATGAAAGCCTCCGCGAACTTTACTGGACCAACCCTGAAGGGCATGATTGTCATG GGTCAATACCTCCCTACCGAGGCCAATGTCGCTGCCCCAGAAAGCTCAATCTACATCGACGTCATGTACGTGGATCCGAAAACCCCGTCATCA GAAAGCCACAAGTGGGATATACATCTCGATCCTGTTGGGGATGATGCAACAGCTCCCGATCTCAAAGAGAGATGTATGAGTTTGCAGGAAGACTTTAACCCTTTTGGAGTGTATGGCGAG GGAACTTATTCTTCGGCATGCAGTCCGACCAACATGCTGCGTTGTGAAATAGGAGACCTGACCCAAAAGCACGCCCCTATTAATGTGGGCGGTGGTCGCCAGTTTTACAATGATGTGAACCTTCCACTGTTTGGTAGAAACTCAG TTGTCGGTCGTGGAATAACAGTGCACGAGAAACATATGCAACAACGTCGTGTCGCCTGCGCAAACATCGTGGCTGACTCGTCCCTATTTGTAGATAGATCTCTGGTGTTCGTTAAACAAGATCCATTTTCAAG TGCACATTTTGTAAATGTTGTGGCTAAGGCACTTGAAATTCCAAAGTGGCGGTTGTTCAATATTCGTACCGAAGGGTCTGAAATTGACAAGTGCCAAGTAGCAAAGTTTGGGATCATTGGCAACG